In a single window of the Tribolium castaneum strain GA2 chromosome 8, icTriCast1.1, whole genome shotgun sequence genome:
- the LOC655864 gene encoding uncharacterized protein LOC655864, translating into MKVFLVLALCLAVAAAEDKKEEERPKTFKRLIPADVLRDFPGMCFASTKCATIEPGKTWELHPFCGRSTCVVSEDKPPRLLELVEDCGPLPLANPKCKLDEEKTNKTAAFPDCCPVFKCEEGAKLEYPEIPTVAPVPEASSTTPKA; encoded by the exons ATGAAAGTTTTCCTTGTGCTTGCCCTCTGTTTGGCCGTCGCCGCCGCCGAAGACAAGAAGGAGGAGGAAAGGCCCAAGACTTTCAAGCGCCTGATTCCCGCCGACGTCCTCAGAG ATTTCCCCGGAATGTGCTTCGCTAGCACGAAATGCGCCACAATCGAACCTGGCAAAACCTGGGAACTGCACCCCTTCTGTGGCCGCTCGACTTGCGTAGTGTCCGAAGACAAGCCCCCACGTCTTCTGGAACTCGTCGAAGACTGCGGTCCACTCCCACTGGCCAACCCCAAGTGCAAGCTGGACGAAGAAAAGACCAACAAAACTGCCGCCTTCCCTGACTGTTGTCCAGTGTTCAAGTGCGAAGAGGGAGCCAAACTGGAATATCCCGAAATTCCAACCGTCGCTCCAGTCCCTGAAGCTAGTTCCACAACCCCTAAGGCTTAA